The Deltaproteobacteria bacterium genomic sequence GCTTCCTCCACCGTGATCACTCCCTCTTTGCCCACCTTGTTCATGGCCTCCGCAATGATGTTGCCAATGGTCTCATCATTGTTGGCGCTGATGGTGCCTACCTGGGCAATCTCCTTCTGCTCCTTGGTGGGCTTGCTCAGCTTCCGCAGCTCTTCCACTGCTGCTGCTACTGCCTTCTCTATGCCTCGCTTCAATGCCATGGGATTGTGCCCGGCCGCCACCAGTTTGGAACCTTCACGGTAGATGGCCTGTGCCAGTATGGTGGCGGTGGTGGTGCCGTCGCCAGCCACATCAGAGGTCTTGCTCGCCACCTCTTTGACCATCTGGGCTCCCATGTTCTCGAACTTGTCCTCGAGCTCGATCTCTTTGGCCACCGTCACCCCATCCTTGGTGATGGTGGGAGATCCCCAGCTCTTCTCCCTTGGGACCCAAAGTAACCTTTACCGCATCGGCCAGGATGTTGACACCCTTCATGGTCTTCTCCCTGGCCTCACCATAGTATTTGATTTCTTTGGCAGCCATAAATCACTTACCTCCTCTTTTACAGTCTCTCTTTACTGGACAATCGCCAATATGTCATCTTCTCGCATGATCAGATGCTCTTCACCATCTATTTTGATATCGGTGCCCGCGTACTTGCCAAACAGCACCCGATCACCCTCCTTGACTGTCATCTCACTCACCTTACCATTGTCCAGACGCTTTCCCTTACCTACTGCCACCACCCGACCCTGCTGCGGCTTCTCCTTGGCAGTGTCCGGAATGATGATCCCTCCCACACTCTTCTCCTCTTCCTCGATTCGCTTGATGATTACTCGATCGTGCAATGGCCTTAACTTCATACCTCATACCTCCTTGTCATTAACTGTGGTAGCAATCCTCGCTGTGGAGGATTGCTCCTCTGCTGCCTTTCTTGTTGCTCATGGGGCGCCAACGCCAGAACCGCTCCCCAGATGCGCCCCT encodes the following:
- the groES gene encoding co-chaperone GroES — encoded protein: MKLRPLHDRVIIKRIEEEEKSVGGIIIPDTAKEKPQQGRVVAVGKGKRLDNGKVSEMTVKEGDRVLFGKYAGTDIKIDGEEHLIMREDDILAIVQ